The following proteins are co-located in the Desulfurococcus amylolyticus Z-533 genome:
- a CDS encoding ferritin yields the protein MHPELIEALNKQLNQELRNAYLYFSMASFLDYKGLHGFSHFFKIQAKEELEHALKIYQFINDRGDMVVLQGIDAPRREWRDIVELASDFYNAERENTERIWRLMDLARRHGDKACEVFLEWFINEQVEEEKNALELLGKVKMIGDNIGALLMLDRVLAERK from the coding sequence ATGCACCCTGAGTTAATCGAGGCATTAAATAAGCAGTTGAACCAGGAACTCAGGAATGCCTACCTCTACTTCTCCATGGCATCCTTCCTCGACTATAAGGGGCTACATGGATTCTCGCACTTCTTCAAGATACAGGCGAAGGAGGAGCTAGAGCATGCCTTAAAAATATACCAGTTCATCAATGATAGAGGGGATATGGTAGTACTCCAGGGGATAGATGCACCCAGGCGTGAGTGGAGGGATATAGTGGAGTTGGCAAGCGATTTCTATAATGCTGAGCGGGAGAATACTGAGAGGATATGGAGATTGATGGATCTAGCCAGGAGACACGGTGATAAAGCATGTGAGGTATTCCTGGAGTGGTTCATTAACGAGCAGGTTGAAGAGGAGAAGAACGCATTAGAGCTCCTGGGGAAAGTTAAAATGATAGGTGACAATATAGGGGCCTTATTAATGCTTGACAGAGTTCTTGCGGAGAGGAAATGA
- a CDS encoding triphosphoribosyl-dephospho-CoA synthase translates to MQASILEDFSRALSLSLILEASAWPKPGNVHRLRDRPDLRYEAFLATGVMAYSYFRRGIKRGLNGWRSIVLGDLIYGLVSDSMRKTPSSNTCLGSSTLLIPLSLGLGRCIAKGIPGLECVIEGAMEALNGAGVWDTIYYYRAVRTASPSYLKPSDDTGEYVNIWDPHYARKLAEKNTRLIDVLKYSSRIDVVADELVNGYKRSIASERFLRERFNLHGDWNRSVVETYLYILMENNDTIVLLKHGAGMVEYVKKRAEDVLLMVLKDNSSEWVKPVMLLDEELYRLKVNPGAIADLTVSSIALFLLKNIIQGDAFLKPSTV, encoded by the coding sequence TTGCAAGCCTCAATCCTAGAGGATTTTTCAAGGGCTCTCTCACTATCCTTAATACTTGAAGCTTCTGCATGGCCTAAGCCAGGCAACGTACATAGGCTTAGGGATAGACCTGATCTAAGGTACGAGGCGTTCCTGGCTACAGGGGTTATGGCCTACAGTTATTTCAGGAGGGGTATTAAACGAGGCTTGAATGGATGGCGTAGCATAGTGCTTGGTGATCTGATCTATGGATTAGTCTCTGACTCCATGAGGAAAACCCCTTCATCCAATACATGCCTTGGCTCCAGTACGCTCTTAATCCCCCTCAGTCTTGGTCTAGGACGCTGTATTGCAAAGGGGATCCCTGGATTAGAGTGTGTGATAGAGGGGGCCATGGAGGCGCTTAACGGGGCTGGTGTGTGGGACACTATATATTACTATAGAGCCGTGAGAACGGCCTCACCAAGCTATCTTAAGCCAAGCGATGACACGGGGGAATATGTAAACATATGGGATCCGCATTACGCTAGGAAACTAGCTGAGAAAAATACTCGGCTAATAGACGTCTTAAAGTATAGTTCTAGAATAGATGTGGTGGCCGATGAGCTGGTTAACGGATATAAACGCTCCATCGCTTCGGAGAGATTTCTTAGAGAGCGATTCAACCTGCATGGTGACTGGAATAGAAGCGTTGTTGAGACATACCTGTACATCCTCATGGAAAACAATGATACAATAGTGTTGTTAAAGCATGGGGCTGGAATGGTAGAATATGTGAAAAAGAGGGCGGAGGATGTTCTCTTAATGGTTCTCAAGGATAATAGTAGCGAGTGGGTGAAACCTGTCATGCTTCTCGATGAGGAATTATACAGGCTTAAAGTAAATCCAGGTGCCATAGCCGATCTCACAGTATCCTCGATAGCTTTATTCCTGTTGAAGAATATTATCCAGGGTGATGCTTTTCTAAAACCTAGTACCGTTTAA
- a CDS encoding molybdopterin-dependent oxidoreductase, producing the protein MVELKCYTTANEGLKSKGVEVVVDCVIEEAAVINDISDVRGIIEKHLEAVFKDAGKGILVFDSNESIGSTHMLYRFKYRALDTSGEYISVRIVVRNNRASRILFTIPRGYVHLVRFENMYNPLRELHTNNEEGPGAPGQTYIPNMIVYNILGVPSIDVARWRLEVVGSVEKPVSLSLKDLYELGVETLRVNFHCVTGWSVGGLEFTGVRLSRIMEIAAPRHNVKWMFTESLDGYTTIVPYSDGVKGIVALEMNGKPLDILHGYPARLIIPHLYGWKSAKWVSRIILSEEYRDGYWEALGYHPRGRVDLEERFKRY; encoded by the coding sequence GTGGTTGAATTGAAGTGCTATACCACTGCAAACGAGGGGTTAAAGAGTAAAGGTGTTGAAGTAGTAGTGGACTGTGTTATAGAGGAGGCAGCGGTTATCAATGATATAAGCGATGTAAGAGGTATTATTGAAAAACACCTAGAAGCCGTGTTCAAGGATGCTGGGAAGGGAATCCTAGTCTTCGACTCGAATGAATCCATTGGATCCACACATATGTTGTACAGGTTTAAATACAGAGCGTTAGATACAAGTGGTGAGTACATAAGTGTACGTATAGTAGTGAGAAACAATAGGGCTTCACGCATATTATTCACTATACCAAGAGGCTACGTTCACCTGGTTAGATTCGAGAATATGTATAATCCCCTCAGGGAGCTCCATACCAACAATGAGGAGGGGCCCGGAGCCCCTGGGCAAACATATATACCTAACATGATTGTATACAATATACTCGGAGTACCATCAATAGATGTGGCCAGATGGCGTTTAGAAGTAGTTGGGAGCGTTGAAAAACCGGTGAGCCTGTCACTGAAAGACCTCTATGAACTAGGGGTGGAAACGCTTAGGGTGAATTTCCACTGTGTAACAGGCTGGAGCGTGGGAGGCCTCGAGTTCACGGGAGTCAGGCTCTCAAGGATTATGGAGATAGCGGCTCCACGTCACAATGTGAAATGGATGTTCACGGAGAGCCTCGACGGGTACACAACAATAGTCCCGTATAGTGACGGGGTTAAAGGAATAGTAGCGTTGGAAATGAATGGTAAACCACTCGATATCCTGCATGGATACCCAGCCAGGCTAATAATACCACATCTATACGGCTGGAAGAGCGCTAAATGGGTTTCAAGGATAATCCTTAGCGAGGAGTACAGGGATGGATACTGGGAAGCACTTGGGTATCATCCACGGGGAAGGGTTGATCTAGAGGAGAGGTTTAAACGGTACTAG
- a CDS encoding ornithine carbamoyltransferase yields MPALRHLVRELSGRDLISTLDWSDEELEITLRLAKEFKEIAHYYGVEALPKILERKVFYMLFFAPSTRTRAAFESAMVFLGGHAAFIDATTTRMAFGKQEKAGEAVKDVAAMYDVYGHGLGIRILDKAIDYLYGVGNAYIREMADAANIPVINMADDKFHPTQGLADIFTFRERFGNAEGKKYVIMWAYSPEIRGWCSVQEDMILFPRFGVDVVVARPPGFDLDPELVEKAKQLAREHGSTIEFTDNLEEAVRGAHAVFPRNWASPQLVKLGYSKFKDEELKIYEKYKNWKVTRSLMDLMDKHGVLMHVLPIFRGYEADDEVIDNPRKSVIYEQAENGLWTKMAVLALTMYGVK; encoded by the coding sequence AACGCTTAGACTAGCTAAGGAGTTCAAAGAGATAGCACACTACTATGGTGTAGAGGCATTACCAAAGATCCTAGAGAGAAAGGTATTCTACATGTTATTCTTCGCACCATCAACGAGGACGAGGGCAGCCTTCGAGTCAGCCATGGTATTCCTAGGTGGACATGCAGCATTCATTGATGCAACAACGACACGCATGGCCTTCGGGAAGCAGGAGAAAGCCGGCGAAGCCGTTAAAGATGTCGCAGCTATGTACGATGTCTATGGCCATGGATTAGGGATTAGAATCCTGGATAAAGCCATAGATTACCTATATGGAGTTGGTAACGCGTATATAAGGGAGATGGCTGACGCAGCAAATATACCAGTAATAAACATGGCTGACGACAAGTTCCATCCAACACAGGGGTTAGCCGACATATTCACCTTCAGGGAGAGATTCGGAAACGCGGAAGGCAAAAAGTATGTCATAATGTGGGCATACAGCCCTGAGATAAGAGGGTGGTGCAGCGTCCAGGAGGACATGATACTGTTCCCACGCTTCGGAGTAGATGTAGTAGTGGCTAGACCACCAGGTTTCGACCTAGACCCAGAGCTGGTTGAAAAGGCTAAGCAGCTGGCAAGAGAACATGGTAGCACAATAGAGTTCACTGATAACCTTGAGGAGGCTGTCAGGGGTGCGCATGCGGTGTTCCCGAGGAACTGGGCTTCCCCACAACTAGTCAAGCTCGGATACAGTAAATTCAAGGATGAGGAATTAAAGATATATGAGAAGTATAAGAACTGGAAGGTGACACGTAGCCTAATGGACTTGATGGATAAGCATGGCGTATTAATGCACGTCCTCCCAATATTCAGGGGATATGAGGCAGATGACGAGGTAATAGACAACCCAAGGAAATCAGTCATATATGAACAAGCAGAGAACGGTTTATGGACGAAGATGGCTGTATTAGCATTAACGATGTACGGTGTTAAATAG